A single genomic interval of Agromyces cerinus harbors:
- a CDS encoding peptidase C39 family protein — protein sequence MARHVQFSAVRGATGFSRGTHAGTVVDDAERLRPTRADEADSSVSVSVSTSPSRWSSDAVEVPFPSTEAILSWHAITPPGTWIELELSARNAGGWTDWFVLARWTERDDAARGIRRTTVSGQRGADASVHADTFVAAEGRAFTAYRLRVTFARGDDVEADASLVMVGAMVSAIDDSTPEPEHDGADRGGARGIALDVPRFSQQLHRGAQVELGGGGEAWCSPTSTAMVLGFWDRLPSGEALVGIEAPNGDPEVVWAAAGCYDHDYAGTGNWSFNAAFAARNGIESFVTRLRSLDEAERFIAAGIPLVASVGFTRDELPEAGYVTEGHLLVIAGFTVDGDVVVNDPAAPEKAAVRRSYPRGAFERAWVRSTGGSGGVVYVMRPADVPLPAAPGEERSW from the coding sequence ATGGCACGGCACGTGCAGTTCAGCGCGGTGCGCGGGGCGACCGGGTTCTCCCGGGGAACCCACGCGGGCACCGTCGTCGACGACGCGGAACGCCTGAGGCCGACGCGTGCTGATGAAGCCGACTCGTCGGTGTCGGTGTCGGTGTCGACGTCGCCGAGCCGGTGGAGCTCCGATGCCGTCGAGGTGCCGTTCCCGTCGACCGAGGCGATCCTGTCGTGGCACGCGATCACCCCGCCGGGCACGTGGATCGAACTCGAGCTCAGCGCCCGGAACGCCGGAGGGTGGACCGACTGGTTCGTGCTCGCGCGGTGGACGGAGCGCGACGATGCAGCGCGGGGCATCCGGCGCACGACGGTGTCCGGGCAGCGAGGCGCCGATGCATCCGTGCACGCCGACACCTTCGTCGCCGCCGAGGGCCGGGCGTTCACGGCGTACCGGCTTCGCGTGACCTTCGCCCGCGGTGACGACGTCGAAGCCGATGCCTCGCTCGTGATGGTGGGGGCGATGGTCTCGGCGATCGACGACTCGACGCCCGAGCCCGAGCACGACGGCGCCGACCGGGGCGGCGCCCGCGGCATCGCGCTCGACGTGCCGCGGTTCTCGCAGCAGCTGCACCGCGGGGCGCAGGTCGAGCTCGGCGGGGGCGGCGAGGCCTGGTGCTCGCCGACCTCGACCGCCATGGTGCTCGGCTTCTGGGACCGGCTGCCCTCGGGCGAGGCCCTGGTCGGCATCGAGGCGCCGAACGGCGACCCCGAGGTCGTCTGGGCTGCCGCCGGATGCTACGACCACGACTACGCCGGCACGGGCAATTGGTCGTTCAACGCCGCGTTCGCCGCACGGAACGGGATCGAGTCGTTCGTCACCCGGTTGCGCTCGCTCGACGAGGCCGAACGGTTCATCGCCGCAGGCATCCCGCTCGTCGCCTCGGTCGGGTTCACTCGCGACGAGCTCCCCGAGGCGGGTTACGTCACCGAGGGGCACCTGCTCGTCATCGCGGGGTTCACGGTCGACGGCGACGTCGTCGTGAACGACCCTGCGGCGCCTGAGAAGGCGGCTGTTCGCCGGAGCTATCCGCGCGGGGCGTTCGAACGCGCCTGGGTGCGGAGCACCGGCGGCAGCGGCGGCGTGGTCTACGTGATGCGCCCCGCCGACGTGCCGTTGCCGGCCGCGCCCGGTGAGGAACGCAGCTGGTGA
- a CDS encoding M20/M25/M40 family metallo-hydrolase, whose product MTPAEVGAAVDAAWHTVLERLEQLVRIETPSFDAAASARIARLLTEWFEPLASEVRALVTEAGTHLVIEVAGTSDEPPLLLLGHSDTVWDHGALTGDVPWSVDGDVVRGPGVFDMKSGLVIMLTALEILRDRPRRTVRILVNCDEEVGSPTSQELVRTALDGVAGVIGFESPHPDGAFKVGRAGSTRLRLEVEGRAAHAALDPEIGVSAIDELVDQLLVVREIVAEASATNPVLCNVGTISGGARANVVPDAASAEIGLRFVDGESERHVLDALARLDPIRSGAVVRAVVLTSRPAWQAGAGDEALLEEVRRAASALGQSASGRPAAGAGDTNLVGSLGVATIDGFGPRGGGAHAVTEHLLLSSLRERIELLTAVLAR is encoded by the coding sequence ATGACGCCAGCAGAGGTCGGGGCAGCGGTGGATGCCGCGTGGCACACGGTGCTCGAGCGCCTGGAGCAGCTCGTCCGCATCGAGACCCCCTCGTTCGACGCGGCGGCGAGCGCACGCATCGCCCGGTTGCTCACGGAGTGGTTCGAGCCGCTCGCGAGCGAGGTGCGAGCCCTCGTCACGGAGGCGGGCACGCACCTCGTCATCGAGGTCGCCGGCACGAGCGACGAGCCGCCGCTCCTGCTGCTCGGCCACTCCGACACGGTGTGGGACCACGGCGCACTGACCGGCGACGTGCCGTGGTCGGTCGACGGCGACGTCGTGCGCGGCCCGGGCGTCTTCGACATGAAGAGCGGGCTCGTGATCATGCTCACGGCGCTCGAGATCCTGCGGGATCGCCCGAGGCGCACGGTGCGGATCCTCGTCAACTGCGACGAGGAGGTCGGCTCGCCCACCTCGCAGGAGCTGGTGCGCACGGCGCTCGACGGCGTTGCCGGCGTCATCGGCTTCGAGTCGCCGCACCCCGACGGCGCATTCAAGGTCGGGCGCGCGGGCAGCACGCGGCTGCGGCTCGAGGTCGAGGGCAGGGCGGCGCACGCGGCGCTCGACCCCGAGATCGGCGTCTCGGCCATCGACGAACTCGTCGACCAGTTGCTCGTCGTACGCGAGATCGTCGCCGAGGCCTCCGCGACCAACCCGGTGCTCTGCAACGTGGGCACGATCAGCGGAGGCGCGAGGGCGAACGTCGTGCCCGACGCGGCCTCCGCCGAGATCGGGCTCCGCTTCGTCGACGGCGAATCGGAGCGCCACGTGCTCGACGCGCTCGCTCGGCTCGACCCGATCCGTTCGGGCGCGGTCGTGCGCGCGGTCGTGCTGACGAGCCGCCCGGCATGGCAGGCGGGCGCAGGCGACGAGGCACTGCTCGAGGAGGTGAGGCGCGCGGCATCCGCTCTCGGGCAGTCGGCGAGCGGCCGGCCCGCCGCCGGAGCCGGCGACACGAACCTCGTCGGCTCGCTCGGTGTCGCGACGATCGACGGATTCGGCCCGCGCGGCGGCGGCGCGCACGCGGTGACCGAGCATCTGCTGCTGTCGTCGCTGCGGGAGCGCATCGAGCTGCTCACGGCGGTGCTCGCCCGCTGA
- a CDS encoding MurR/RpiR family transcriptional regulator yields the protein MTMQARSDEQLEHDQLEHELNRTLSSPEARFGMRMRKNLSAEGLQDRVMETEAASLESTFAHLRASAAVPQAAAIILGSRRKFIAGEGKSAAYAALLNADLAATVPNVYLIDGHALNPLDVLSDVRSTDVLILFSLRRYRRETVTLGRLFSEAGGQLVVFTDSEEAPLAPFATSLIVLQTGSASYADSPTSVAAVCHLLSTLTTASAKGARRRLATRDELNHEMNLYFDHRNDEDAP from the coding sequence ATGACGATGCAGGCACGCAGCGACGAGCAGCTCGAGCACGATCAGCTCGAGCACGAACTCAACCGCACCCTGAGCTCGCCCGAGGCCCGGTTCGGCATGCGCATGCGCAAGAACCTCTCGGCCGAGGGGCTCCAGGACCGCGTGATGGAGACCGAGGCGGCTTCGCTCGAGAGCACCTTCGCACACCTCCGCGCGAGCGCGGCCGTGCCGCAGGCGGCCGCGATCATCCTCGGTTCACGCCGCAAGTTCATCGCGGGCGAGGGCAAGTCGGCGGCATACGCCGCGCTCCTGAACGCCGACCTCGCCGCGACGGTGCCGAACGTCTACCTGATCGACGGGCATGCGCTGAACCCGCTCGACGTGCTGAGCGACGTGCGCTCGACCGACGTGCTCATCCTCTTCTCGCTGCGCCGCTACCGTCGCGAGACGGTCACGCTCGGCCGGCTCTTCAGCGAGGCGGGCGGCCAACTCGTCGTCTTCACCGACAGCGAGGAGGCGCCGCTCGCGCCGTTCGCGACCTCGCTCATCGTGCTGCAGACCGGATCCGCGTCGTATGCCGACTCGCCGACCTCGGTCGCCGCCGTCTGCCACCTGCTCAGCACGCTCACGACCGCGAGCGCGAAGGGCGCCCGTCGACGGCTGGCGACGCGCGACGAGCTGAACCACGAGATGAACCTGTACTTCGACCACCGCAACGACGAGGACGCACCATGA
- the menC gene encoding o-succinylbenzoate synthase, which translates to MRVTRIELFQVSLPLVHGFQTSSHRKTGLEHILVRFTDDTGATGWGEIASPSDPYFTAENTETAWSIATSYLVPLVIDTEWQHPSEVDALWRKIRGHEFTKAGFAGAAWDLWSMSRGVPLAEALGGTRTEVAAGVSLGIEPTIDELLAQVAAQLDAGYGRVKLKIAPGWDLAPVREVRRAFPDLLMHVDANGAYSSDDDTIERLAGFDAEALSMIEQPFAPGDFVGHARLQERIETPVCLDESVVRLDDLRTMIALGSGRVLNIKVSRMGGLTVAKAAHDLAGGAGIPVWCGGMHEFGIGRAANLALSSLEHFSYPSDVSGSDKYYARDVIVPAVTARDGIVKVPTGPGIGFEVDLAWIEQNLERRFDSDERASPNDTRAGASAAVLFMVDDAAEGGPVVGTPFHRADVDAPQLDVRDLSATRGDGVFETLGVHRGRPQAIEDHLQRFARSAAMLDLPAPKLDVWRDAIHAAIAAHDSPADGFVKFVMTRGVEGAGVPVGWVYLADAADFTVPREQGVAVVTLDRGYRRDVARTSPWLLQGAKSLSYAVNKSVLREAARRGAADVIFTSSDGFVLEGPSSTVLLRFGDRFVSPPSDDGILAGTTLASAIELLAELGHETHREPVRVEQLASADDIWLLSSTRSAVAVAELDGVQRTFDAELTARLQTHLISREH; encoded by the coding sequence ATGAGGGTCACCCGCATCGAACTCTTCCAGGTGAGCCTGCCCCTCGTGCACGGCTTCCAGACGAGTTCGCACCGCAAGACCGGCCTCGAGCACATCCTCGTGCGATTCACCGACGACACCGGTGCCACCGGATGGGGCGAGATCGCCTCGCCGAGCGACCCGTACTTCACGGCCGAGAACACCGAGACGGCCTGGTCGATCGCGACCAGCTATCTCGTGCCGCTCGTGATCGATACCGAGTGGCAGCACCCGAGCGAGGTCGACGCGCTCTGGCGGAAGATCCGCGGCCACGAGTTCACGAAGGCGGGCTTCGCCGGGGCGGCGTGGGACCTCTGGTCGATGTCGCGCGGCGTCCCGCTGGCCGAGGCGCTCGGCGGCACCCGCACCGAGGTCGCCGCCGGTGTCTCGCTCGGCATCGAACCGACCATCGACGAACTGCTCGCGCAGGTGGCGGCGCAGCTCGACGCCGGTTACGGGCGGGTGAAGCTGAAGATCGCCCCGGGCTGGGACCTCGCCCCCGTGCGCGAGGTGCGCCGAGCGTTCCCCGACCTCCTGATGCACGTCGATGCGAACGGTGCCTACTCGAGCGACGACGACACCATCGAGCGACTGGCCGGGTTCGACGCCGAGGCGCTCAGCATGATCGAGCAGCCCTTCGCGCCCGGCGACTTCGTCGGCCATGCGCGCCTCCAGGAGCGCATCGAGACGCCCGTCTGCCTCGACGAGTCCGTCGTGCGGCTCGACGACCTGCGCACCATGATCGCGCTCGGTTCGGGCCGAGTGCTGAACATCAAGGTCTCCCGCATGGGCGGACTGACGGTCGCCAAGGCCGCGCACGACCTCGCCGGTGGCGCGGGCATCCCGGTGTGGTGCGGCGGCATGCACGAGTTCGGAATCGGGCGAGCCGCGAACCTCGCCCTCTCCTCCCTCGAGCACTTCAGCTACCCCTCGGATGTCTCGGGGTCCGACAAGTACTACGCACGCGACGTGATCGTGCCGGCCGTGACCGCGCGCGACGGCATCGTGAAGGTGCCGACGGGGCCCGGCATCGGCTTCGAGGTCGACCTGGCCTGGATCGAGCAGAACCTCGAGCGCCGCTTCGACTCCGATGAGCGCGCCTCGCCGAACGACACGCGAGCCGGGGCATCCGCTGCCGTGCTGTTCATGGTCGACGACGCGGCCGAGGGCGGCCCGGTCGTGGGGACTCCGTTCCACCGCGCCGACGTCGACGCGCCGCAGCTCGACGTGCGCGACCTCAGCGCGACGCGCGGCGACGGCGTCTTCGAGACGCTCGGCGTGCACCGCGGCCGTCCGCAGGCGATCGAGGACCACTTGCAGCGCTTCGCCCGCTCCGCGGCGATGCTCGACCTGCCCGCGCCGAAGCTCGACGTGTGGCGCGACGCCATCCACGCCGCGATCGCAGCGCACGACAGCCCCGCCGACGGCTTCGTCAAGTTCGTGATGACGCGCGGAGTCGAGGGCGCCGGCGTGCCGGTGGGCTGGGTCTACCTCGCCGACGCCGCCGACTTCACCGTGCCGCGCGAACAGGGCGTCGCCGTCGTCACGCTCGACCGCGGGTACCGCCGCGACGTCGCGCGCACCTCGCCGTGGCTGCTGCAGGGAGCGAAGTCGCTGTCGTACGCGGTGAACAAGTCGGTGCTGCGCGAAGCGGCGCGGCGCGGCGCGGCCGATGTCATCTTCACGAGCAGCGACGGCTTCGTGCTCGAAGGACCCTCGTCGACGGTGCTGCTGCGGTTCGGCGATCGGTTCGTCTCCCCGCCGAGTGACGACGGCATCCTGGCGGGCACCACCCTCGCGAGCGCGATCGAACTGCTCGCCGAGCTCGGCCACGAGACGCACCGCGAGCCCGTGCGCGTCGAGCAGCTCGCTTCGGCCGACGACATCTGGCTGCTCTCGAGCACGCGCTCGGCCGTCGCGGTCGCAGAGCTCGACGGCGTGCAGCGCACCTTCGACGCCGAGCTGACGGCCCGGCTCCAGACCCACCTGATCTCCCGAGAGCACTGA
- a CDS encoding dipeptidase yields MQYERFEIPVFDGHNDLPWTARAERGYSVEGLDGTEPTLLHTDIPKLRDGGVAGQFWSVWVDSAIEGAAAVRATLEQIDFVHRMAARYPETFELATTAEAARRAMAAGRIASMIGVEGGGQIDGSLAVLREYARLGARYMTLTWTSTSDWADSATDEARHGGLTEFGREVVAEMNRIGMLVDLAHVSVATADAALDTSTRPTLVSHSSAAALNPHPRNMPDRIIRRVADGGGVYMVTFVPSFLTADRRDWVNAGETGPKPPVTVADAADHVEHVRNVAGIDGVGLGGDYDGTDDMPDGLDDVSGYPVLFAELARRGWTEAELRKLGTGNVLRVVAASDDDYLGFTGAGASRPVEA; encoded by the coding sequence ATGCAGTACGAGCGATTCGAGATCCCCGTCTTCGACGGGCACAACGACCTGCCGTGGACGGCGCGCGCGGAGCGCGGGTACTCGGTCGAGGGACTCGACGGCACCGAGCCGACCCTCCTCCACACCGACATCCCGAAGCTGCGCGACGGCGGCGTCGCCGGACAGTTCTGGTCGGTGTGGGTCGACTCGGCGATCGAGGGGGCCGCCGCTGTGCGCGCGACGCTCGAGCAGATCGACTTCGTGCACCGCATGGCCGCCCGCTACCCCGAGACGTTCGAGCTCGCGACGACCGCCGAGGCGGCCCGACGCGCGATGGCCGCGGGCCGGATCGCCTCGATGATCGGTGTCGAGGGCGGCGGTCAGATCGACGGCTCGCTCGCGGTGCTGCGCGAGTACGCCCGACTCGGCGCGCGCTACATGACGCTCACCTGGACCTCGACGAGCGACTGGGCGGACTCCGCGACCGATGAGGCGCGGCACGGCGGGCTCACCGAGTTCGGCCGCGAGGTCGTAGCCGAGATGAATCGCATCGGCATGCTGGTCGACCTCGCGCACGTGTCGGTCGCCACGGCCGACGCGGCACTCGACACGTCGACCCGGCCGACGCTCGTCAGCCATTCGAGTGCCGCGGCCCTGAACCCGCATCCGCGGAACATGCCCGACCGCATCATCCGGCGGGTCGCCGACGGCGGCGGCGTCTACATGGTCACCTTCGTGCCCTCGTTCCTCACGGCCGACCGCCGCGACTGGGTCAACGCGGGGGAGACGGGACCGAAGCCGCCCGTCACCGTCGCCGACGCGGCCGACCACGTCGAGCACGTGCGCAACGTCGCGGGCATCGACGGAGTCGGCCTCGGCGGCGACTACGACGGCACCGACGACATGCCCGACGGGCTCGACGACGTCTCGGGCTACCCGGTGCTGTTCGCCGAGTTGGCCCGCCGCGGCTGGACCGAGGCCGAGCTGCGCAAGCTCGGCACCGGGAACGTGCTGCGTGTGGTCGCGGCATCCGATGACGACTACCTGGGCTTCACCGGAGCCGGCGCGAGCCGACCCGTCGAGGCGTGA
- a CDS encoding type 1 glutamine amidotransferase, whose translation MVTVHDGPRVLVVVNSRPSSLRRMRPWLEEAGVDLVVVVGEEGLPEDLGSFDGLIMLGGGLMPDDDDRAPWLARERELAAEAIAGDIPTLGVCLGAQILAHVAGGEVRAAYGTPERGATPVFVTEQGADDAVLSPLSPVAHVIENHEDMITRLPDAAVLLASSEACVNQAFRLGRHVRGVQFHPEAGALDLEKWDDAALAAAGLDKQQLVEAALVHEQESAARCARLATAFAAEVVASRVARVG comes from the coding sequence ATGGTGACAGTGCATGACGGCCCGAGGGTGCTCGTGGTCGTGAACTCCCGCCCGAGCAGCCTGCGGCGCATGCGGCCGTGGCTCGAGGAGGCGGGGGTCGATCTCGTCGTGGTCGTCGGCGAGGAGGGGCTGCCAGAAGACCTCGGCTCCTTCGACGGCCTGATCATGCTCGGCGGCGGGCTCATGCCCGACGACGACGATCGCGCCCCATGGCTCGCCCGGGAGCGCGAGCTCGCCGCCGAGGCGATCGCCGGCGATATCCCGACCCTCGGGGTCTGCCTCGGCGCGCAGATCCTCGCCCATGTCGCGGGCGGCGAGGTGCGTGCCGCCTACGGCACCCCCGAGCGTGGCGCGACCCCCGTCTTCGTCACGGAGCAGGGGGCCGACGACGCCGTGCTGTCACCGCTCTCGCCCGTCGCGCACGTGATCGAGAACCACGAGGACATGATCACGCGCCTGCCCGATGCCGCCGTGCTGCTCGCCTCGAGCGAGGCGTGCGTCAACCAGGCCTTCCGGCTCGGCCGTCATGTACGCGGGGTGCAGTTCCACCCCGAGGCGGGCGCGCTCGACCTCGAGAAGTGGGACGATGCCGCGCTCGCCGCGGCCGGCCTCGACAAGCAGCAGCTGGTCGAGGCGGCCCTCGTGCATGAGCAGGAATCCGCGGCGCGCTGCGCCCGGCTCGCGACGGCGTTCGCCGCCGAGGTCGTGGCCTCGCGCGTCGCGCGCGTCGGCTGA
- a CDS encoding MFS transporter — translation MRTFVQVLVNTMIANVTTSFLWFALTFWVYLETRSVLATGVIGGAYMLLIALFSIFFGTIVDRHRKHGVMVFSSLVSLGSFTVAGVLYLVQPESALLDLGGPWFWLFSGIILFGAVVENMRNIALSTTVTLLVPEERHANANGMVGTVQGLAFLVTSVFSGLAIGMLGMGWTLAISIAATLVALVHLFFVRIPEAHPVVDRDHSPAIDLRGSIAAIRGAPGLFALIVFSTFNNLIGGVYLALMDPYGLTLFPVEAWGIVLGISSSGFIIGGIVIAKWGLGRNPIRTMLLVVIGMGLLGALFTIREWWVLYGVGIWLYMTLIPAVEAAEQTVIQKVVPFRRQGRVFGFAQAFEAAAAPITAFLIAPIAEFWIIPYMESAEGQATWGWLLGEGDARGIALVFLFSGLAMVVLALFAFGTRSYRLLTAEYLEGAPSGPEAGATDADEADEPDAAGDAADALSRTADEASAERR, via the coding sequence ATGCGCACCTTCGTGCAGGTGCTCGTGAACACGATGATCGCGAACGTCACGACGAGCTTCCTCTGGTTCGCGCTCACCTTCTGGGTCTACCTCGAGACGCGGTCGGTGCTCGCGACGGGCGTCATCGGCGGTGCGTACATGCTGCTCATCGCGCTCTTCTCGATCTTCTTCGGCACGATCGTCGACCGGCACCGCAAGCACGGCGTCATGGTGTTCTCGAGCCTCGTGTCCCTCGGCTCGTTCACGGTGGCCGGCGTGCTCTACCTGGTGCAACCCGAGTCCGCCCTGCTCGATCTCGGCGGCCCGTGGTTCTGGCTGTTCTCCGGCATCATCCTGTTCGGCGCCGTCGTCGAGAACATGCGCAACATCGCGCTGTCGACGACGGTGACCCTGCTCGTGCCCGAGGAGCGGCACGCGAACGCCAACGGCATGGTGGGCACCGTGCAGGGGCTCGCATTCCTCGTCACGAGCGTCTTCAGCGGGCTGGCGATCGGCATGCTCGGCATGGGGTGGACGCTCGCGATCTCCATCGCGGCCACCCTGGTCGCCCTCGTGCACCTCTTCTTCGTGCGCATTCCCGAGGCGCACCCGGTCGTCGACCGGGACCACTCGCCCGCGATCGACCTGCGCGGCAGCATCGCCGCCATACGCGGAGCGCCGGGCCTCTTCGCGCTCATCGTGTTCTCGACGTTCAACAACCTCATCGGCGGCGTCTACCTGGCACTCATGGATCCGTACGGCCTGACCCTGTTCCCCGTCGAGGCGTGGGGCATCGTGCTCGGCATCTCCTCCTCGGGATTCATCATCGGTGGCATCGTGATCGCGAAGTGGGGCCTCGGGCGCAATCCGATCCGCACGATGCTGCTCGTCGTCATCGGCATGGGGCTGCTCGGGGCCCTGTTCACGATCCGCGAGTGGTGGGTGCTCTACGGTGTCGGCATCTGGCTGTACATGACCCTCATCCCCGCCGTGGAGGCCGCGGAGCAGACGGTGATCCAGAAGGTCGTGCCGTTCCGCAGGCAGGGCCGGGTGTTCGGGTTCGCGCAGGCCTTCGAGGCGGCGGCCGCTCCGATCACCGCCTTCCTCATCGCCCCGATCGCCGAGTTCTGGATCATCCCCTACATGGAGTCCGCCGAAGGGCAGGCGACCTGGGGCTGGCTGCTCGGTGAGGGCGACGCCCGGGGCATCGCCCTGGTGTTCCTCTTCAGCGGGCTCGCGATGGTCGTGCTCGCGCTCTTCGCCTTCGGCACGCGCTCCTACCGACTGCTGACGGCGGAGTACCTGGAGGGTGCGCCATCAGGGCCAGAGGCCGGCGCAACCGACGCGGATGAGGCGGATGAGCCGGATGCCGCGGGCGACGCGGCGGACGCCCTGTCCCGCACCGCCGACGAGGCGTCAGCCGAGCGCCGGTAG
- a CDS encoding dihydrofolate reductase family protein, which produces MGRLTVEQIVSVDGYAADLDGGLDFIGAARGGNPNDHDQLAFLADVDAILLGANTYRMFAEYWPVADPEVEVVAEPINRLPKFVMSNALERAPWGDGSIEILRGAATEAVADLKTRHEHIVVWGSLTLADALFRAGLVDVLRLRVVPVLIGAGRPFTPADLGDRPLELDHVASHPSGHLGLTYRLS; this is translated from the coding sequence ATGGGCCGGCTCACGGTCGAGCAGATCGTCAGCGTCGACGGGTACGCGGCCGACCTCGACGGCGGCCTCGACTTCATCGGCGCCGCCCGGGGCGGCAACCCGAACGACCACGACCAGCTCGCGTTCCTCGCCGACGTCGATGCGATCCTGCTCGGCGCGAACACCTACCGGATGTTCGCCGAGTACTGGCCGGTCGCCGACCCCGAGGTCGAAGTCGTCGCCGAGCCGATCAACCGCCTGCCGAAGTTCGTGATGTCGAACGCCCTCGAGAGGGCCCCGTGGGGCGACGGGTCGATCGAGATCCTCCGCGGCGCCGCGACCGAGGCCGTCGCCGACCTCAAGACCCGACACGAGCACATCGTCGTCTGGGGCAGCCTCACGCTGGCCGATGCGCTCTTCCGGGCCGGGCTCGTCGACGTGCTGCGCCTGCGCGTCGTGCCGGTGCTGATCGGCGCCGGTCGCCCGTTCACTCCGGCAGACCTCGGCGATCGCCCGCTGGAGCTCGACCACGTGGCCTCGCACCCGAGCGGGCACCTCGGCCTGACCTACCGTCTGAGCTGA
- a CDS encoding SRPBCC family protein, translated as MPEQTGTATKQFTITRVFDAPRDAIWRAWTDPDEASAWWHPEGVVTPRETVELDVRPGGRYRYTMIAPDGSEYPTAGVYREVVEPERLVFTWGMPGDDEAPLITVTLAEVGERTEMTFHLVGIAGVPGDENVYDGWASAFDVLDARLDAPLDRPLDDGGQR; from the coding sequence ATGCCTGAACAGACCGGCACCGCGACGAAGCAGTTCACCATCACGCGCGTCTTCGACGCACCCCGCGACGCCATCTGGCGCGCCTGGACCGACCCCGACGAGGCATCCGCCTGGTGGCACCCCGAGGGCGTCGTGACCCCGCGCGAGACCGTCGAGCTCGACGTGCGCCCCGGCGGGCGCTACCGCTACACGATGATCGCCCCCGACGGCTCGGAGTATCCGACGGCGGGCGTCTACCGCGAGGTCGTCGAACCCGAGCGGCTCGTCTTCACGTGGGGCATGCCGGGCGACGACGAAGCCCCGCTCATCACCGTGACGCTGGCGGAGGTCGGCGAGCGCACCGAGATGACGTTCCACCTCGTCGGCATCGCCGGGGTGCCCGGCGACGAGAACGTCTACGACGGCTGGGCGAGCGCCTTCGACGTGCTCGACGCGCGACTCGACGCACCGCTCGACCGCCCGCTCGACGACGGAGGGCAGCGCTGA
- a CDS encoding ArsR/SmtB family transcription factor has translation MQQGPDELSLVFQALADPTRREILSRLRGGPTTVGELAEPFAMSRPAVSQHLKVLERAGLIERTASAQWRTCTLRTEPLDEASAWVERHRGEWNARFDQLDEHLRTRKGTTDA, from the coding sequence ATGCAGCAGGGGCCCGACGAGCTCAGCCTCGTGTTCCAGGCGCTCGCCGATCCGACGCGACGCGAGATCCTCTCGCGACTCCGCGGCGGCCCGACGACCGTCGGCGAACTGGCCGAGCCCTTCGCGATGAGCCGGCCCGCGGTCTCGCAGCACCTCAAGGTGCTCGAGCGCGCCGGGCTCATCGAGCGAACCGCGTCGGCCCAGTGGCGCACCTGCACCCTCCGCACCGAACCGCTCGACGAGGCATCCGCCTGGGTCGAGCGCCACCGCGGCGAATGGAATGCACGATTCGACCAGCTCGACGAGCACCTCCGCACGAGGAAGGGAACGACCGATGCCTGA
- a CDS encoding cupin domain-containing protein, producing MTDEVPNERDVRNLQAALDSFDEHWQPHRLASVNDYDVKVFKAQGEFTWHTHPDTDEFFMVVSGRLVIQLRDGDVELGAGDVYVVPRGVEHCPRADGEVSAMLIEPRGTVNTGDTPSERTAQLRELD from the coding sequence ATGACCGACGAAGTGCCCAACGAGCGCGATGTGCGCAACCTGCAGGCTGCCCTCGACTCCTTCGACGAGCACTGGCAGCCCCACCGCCTCGCGAGCGTGAACGACTACGACGTGAAGGTCTTCAAGGCGCAGGGTGAGTTCACCTGGCACACGCATCCCGACACCGACGAGTTCTTCATGGTGGTCTCGGGCCGACTCGTGATCCAGTTGCGCGACGGAGACGTCGAACTCGGCGCCGGCGACGTCTACGTGGTGCCGCGCGGTGTCGAGCACTGCCCGCGCGCCGACGGCGAGGTCTCGGCGATGCTCATCGAACCGCGCGGCACCGTGAACACCGGCGATACCCCGAGCGAGCGCACGGCGCAGTTGCGCGAGCTCGACTGA
- a CDS encoding DUF2510 domain-containing protein, with amino-acid sequence MIDSPPSAEGTTAEAGWYPDPEASDMLRWWDGGAWSESDFKLAPRRVRTTAMGSLEDAAAPPSTEGRAEADWYPGPATPGVLRWWDGASWSETDTKLAGEEGYPRWHPDHYRQRIRSALETIFIKVAARTWWR; translated from the coding sequence ATGATCGACTCGCCGCCGTCTGCCGAGGGCACCACCGCTGAAGCCGGTTGGTATCCAGACCCCGAGGCATCCGACATGCTGCGCTGGTGGGATGGCGGCGCATGGTCGGAGTCGGATTTCAAGCTGGCACCGAGGCGTGTACGCACGACAGCGATGGGGTCGCTCGAGGATGCGGCGGCACCGCCGTCAACCGAAGGACGAGCGGAGGCCGACTGGTATCCGGGCCCCGCGACACCAGGGGTCCTCCGCTGGTGGGACGGCGCGTCATGGTCGGAAACCGATACCAAGCTCGCCGGTGAGGAGGGCTACCCGCGGTGGCATCCGGACCACTACCGGCAACGCATCCGGTCCGCACTCGAAACGATCTTCATCAAGGTCGCAGCGCGAACCTGGTGGAGATGA